Proteins from a genomic interval of Demetria terragena DSM 11295:
- a CDS encoding maleate cis-trans isomerase family protein, with the protein MTTPTVGMLYPGYSAEDDYPAFAARVRDAGIPIDLPLIHTRMDIDAHEVGPLLDIGNADYLADGARELVALGAQSVMWACTSGSFVFGWKGAADQVEQLSQACERPASSTSFAFVDACRALNIERVAVAASYPQDIAERFVAFLRAADIEVVGMGSHGIITAAEVGTLGRDQVEQVVTGADLSAHVQAVLVPDTAMHTLAWLDDLERAAGRTVLTANQVTTWKGLDLLGHTPLIPHAGRLFARQS; encoded by the coding sequence ATGACCACACCCACGGTCGGCATGCTGTACCCCGGATACAGCGCCGAAGACGACTACCCCGCTTTTGCCGCGCGTGTTCGCGACGCTGGCATCCCCATCGATCTACCGCTCATCCACACCCGCATGGACATCGACGCCCACGAAGTCGGGCCTCTCCTGGACATCGGGAATGCCGACTACCTCGCTGACGGGGCTCGCGAACTGGTGGCTTTGGGTGCTCAGAGCGTCATGTGGGCGTGTACCTCGGGTTCATTCGTCTTCGGATGGAAAGGTGCTGCCGACCAGGTCGAGCAACTCTCGCAGGCATGCGAGCGGCCAGCATCCTCAACGTCATTCGCCTTTGTCGATGCGTGCCGAGCACTCAACATCGAACGAGTCGCAGTGGCGGCCTCCTATCCTCAGGACATCGCGGAGAGGTTCGTCGCCTTCTTGCGCGCGGCCGACATTGAGGTGGTCGGAATGGGCAGCCACGGCATCATCACGGCCGCTGAGGTGGGGACCTTAGGCCGAGACCAAGTCGAACAGGTCGTCACGGGTGCCGACCTATCCGCTCACGTTCAGGCAGTGCTGGTTCCGGATACTGCCATGCACACCCTCGCGTGGCTGGATGACCTCGAACGGGCCGCCGGGCGTACGGTGCTGACCGCGAATCAGGTGACCACCTGGAAGGGACTCGACCTGCTCGGGCACACCCCGCTCATTCCCCACGCCGGGCGACTTTTTGCCCGACAATCCTGA
- a CDS encoding maleate cis-trans isomerase family protein — protein MSSDHGSALPEHPALSDQVEGQVTAPPNPLGLPAIAPIGGVGIGIVAPYDFALDRELWRWAPEDVALLTTRTPYAALPVSVDQALAVGDTDVVASCTTSLIATQPRVVTYMCTSGSFVHGRAGESALVDAMLGSGAPAAMTTSGAMVMAMNHLGIKRVAVATPYDTEITQLLVDFLAESGIGVAASAHLGLHGLIWRIPYAATVELVRQAVDQSAGCDAVFISCTNVPTYDLIAPLERELGIPVLTANQVTIWAALQLAGVATVGTGQSLITRTAEDAA, from the coding sequence GTGTCGTCCGATCACGGCTCCGCACTACCGGAGCACCCCGCGCTCTCTGATCAGGTTGAGGGTCAAGTCACCGCGCCACCGAATCCCCTGGGTTTGCCAGCCATTGCGCCCATTGGCGGCGTCGGCATTGGCATCGTCGCGCCGTACGACTTTGCCCTGGACCGAGAACTGTGGCGGTGGGCGCCCGAGGACGTCGCCCTTCTCACGACTCGCACGCCGTATGCGGCCCTGCCCGTGAGTGTTGATCAGGCACTTGCCGTCGGGGACACCGACGTCGTGGCCTCCTGCACCACCAGCTTGATTGCCACGCAACCGCGCGTCGTCACCTACATGTGCACCTCAGGCTCCTTCGTGCACGGCCGCGCCGGGGAGTCCGCGTTGGTCGACGCGATGCTCGGCTCCGGAGCTCCAGCCGCCATGACGACCAGCGGGGCAATGGTCATGGCGATGAACCACCTCGGCATCAAGCGGGTGGCTGTTGCGACCCCCTACGACACCGAGATCACCCAACTCTTGGTTGACTTCCTGGCCGAATCTGGCATCGGCGTCGCCGCTAGTGCCCACCTCGGCTTGCACGGTTTGATCTGGCGCATCCCCTACGCGGCGACGGTGGAGCTCGTGCGCCAGGCGGTCGATCAGTCAGCTGGCTGCGACGCCGTCTTCATCTCTTGCACCAACGTCCCGACGTACGACCTCATCGCGCCACTTGAACGTGAGCTCGGCATCCCCGTCCTGACCGCCAACCAGGTCACCATCTGGGCCGCTCTCCAACTCGCTGGCGTTGCCACGGTGGGTACCGGGCAGTCCCTCATCACCCGTACGGCAGAGGACGCAGCATGA
- a CDS encoding ArgE/DapE family deacylase, translating to MTDLTTAEQTLLDRIDKTWLIQATQRLVQARGQNPPGEEAETVAVLSELASERGLTVTQTEVAPGRENVAVRADGDTAGPGLLLLGHTDVVPIGDGWSTDPFGAEVRDGRIFGRGSTDMKGGLAACLEAMAVVRQLASELGAELTGPIDLLATVDEEEAGIGIRALIDSPPPARYQGCITAEPTDLQTVIAARGDAYLDIVVTGVAAHSGRPDDGRNAIYGAARIVAELRAWHGELAATPHELAGPATFNVGMIDGGQGTSIVPAKCHIQVDRRLLPHEDPAQVEKDAQARIDTLHLDQDGLTVELSLPMSMPGFETAPSNPFVCALDEALTAAGGPGHPLGGWTAACDGGFVARDWDVPVVVLGPGSVNDQAHRPDESVGVDEVVTAARAYALTAWRLLVSTPTKEAP from the coding sequence GTGACTGACCTGACCACGGCGGAGCAGACTCTCCTCGATCGCATCGACAAGACCTGGTTGATTCAGGCCACCCAACGACTTGTCCAGGCGCGCGGCCAGAATCCACCCGGCGAAGAAGCAGAGACGGTCGCTGTCCTCAGCGAGCTTGCCTCCGAGCGCGGACTGACGGTGACGCAGACCGAGGTCGCCCCGGGCCGCGAGAACGTCGCCGTCCGCGCGGACGGCGACACCGCGGGTCCCGGATTGCTTCTCCTCGGGCATACCGACGTTGTCCCCATTGGGGACGGATGGAGCACCGACCCGTTTGGTGCCGAGGTGCGCGATGGACGCATCTTCGGGCGAGGTAGCACCGACATGAAAGGTGGCCTCGCGGCGTGCCTCGAGGCGATGGCCGTAGTCCGACAGCTCGCGAGCGAACTCGGAGCCGAACTCACCGGACCGATCGATCTCCTGGCCACCGTGGACGAGGAGGAGGCCGGGATCGGCATTCGCGCGCTCATCGACTCTCCCCCTCCCGCGCGCTACCAGGGATGCATCACTGCTGAGCCAACCGACCTCCAAACGGTCATCGCTGCGCGCGGTGACGCCTACCTCGACATCGTCGTCACCGGAGTGGCTGCCCACTCGGGGCGCCCTGACGACGGTCGCAATGCGATCTACGGCGCTGCCCGGATCGTGGCGGAACTACGCGCCTGGCACGGCGAACTCGCCGCAACACCCCATGAACTGGCCGGCCCCGCAACGTTCAATGTCGGCATGATCGACGGCGGTCAGGGCACCTCCATCGTGCCTGCAAAGTGCCACATTCAGGTCGACCGACGTCTCCTGCCCCACGAGGATCCGGCGCAGGTCGAGAAAGATGCGCAGGCGCGTATCGACACACTCCACCTTGACCAGGACGGTCTCACCGTTGAACTCAGTTTGCCGATGAGCATGCCCGGCTTCGAAACGGCACCGAGCAACCCCTTCGTGTGCGCGCTCGACGAAGCACTGACCGCGGCGGGCGGGCCCGGCCATCCACTCGGCGGGTGGACTGCCGCCTGCGACGGCGGTTTCGTCGCCCGCGACTGGGATGTTCCGGTGGTCGTGCTAGGCCCAGGATCGGTCAACGACCAAGCCCATCGGCCCGATGAGTCTGTCGGGGTAGACGAAGTCGTTACCGCTGCCCGGGCCTATGCGCTCACCGCGTGGCGGCTACTCGTGTCCACCCCCACGAAGGAAGCACCATGA
- a CDS encoding PLP-dependent aminotransferase family protein, with protein MTDLPLASRADYLVGSVIDSSTSLLAQQTHDIVKFAMGSPAADAVPTHTLAHVAVQTMGAGAADAFDYAATEGDSALREALLAELAGTTDATTPDRLTITSGGMQGLDLAFKLFVDPGDLVVVESPTYTNGSATALSYQAELLEAPVDENGLDVEQLEELVVRAGRTPKVIYAIPTFQNPSGASMSLERRERLLELAQRWGSVIIDDDPYGMLRFAGEPVPSLQEVANGEPLVFSVRTFSKIIAPGLRVGWVSADPSLQPLLISAKQAMDTCTNLPLQRLVAGFLREGHLADHLATQRVSYRDRKDAMQTALTEQLGDKARWTDPEGGFFLWVKLGESVDTERLFEVALAEGVAFIPGNAFSPSRRFPHDLRLCFASMPPARIHEGVTRLARAIEKVESE; from the coding sequence ATGACCGACCTGCCCCTAGCCAGCCGCGCCGACTACCTTGTGGGGTCGGTCATCGACTCGAGTACATCGTTGTTGGCTCAGCAGACTCACGACATCGTGAAGTTCGCGATGGGCTCCCCTGCCGCGGACGCCGTACCCACGCACACGCTGGCTCATGTGGCCGTCCAGACGATGGGCGCTGGAGCGGCCGACGCGTTTGACTACGCCGCGACCGAGGGTGACAGCGCTTTGCGTGAAGCCTTGCTCGCCGAGTTGGCCGGCACAACCGACGCCACGACTCCTGACCGCCTGACGATCACCTCCGGGGGCATGCAAGGCCTCGACCTGGCGTTCAAGTTGTTCGTTGATCCCGGTGACCTCGTCGTCGTCGAATCCCCTACTTACACCAATGGATCCGCAACTGCCCTGTCCTATCAGGCGGAGCTTCTTGAGGCGCCGGTCGACGAGAACGGTCTTGACGTCGAGCAACTCGAGGAGTTGGTGGTGCGGGCGGGCCGGACGCCCAAAGTCATCTACGCGATCCCCACATTCCAGAACCCGTCGGGTGCCTCGATGTCGCTCGAGCGACGCGAGCGGCTGCTTGAACTCGCCCAGCGCTGGGGCAGCGTCATCATCGACGACGACCCATACGGCATGCTCCGTTTCGCAGGCGAACCCGTGCCCTCACTGCAGGAGGTCGCAAACGGTGAACCGCTTGTCTTCTCGGTGCGGACCTTCTCCAAGATCATCGCTCCCGGGCTGCGGGTGGGATGGGTGAGTGCCGACCCGAGTCTGCAGCCGCTCCTCATCAGTGCCAAGCAGGCCATGGACACGTGCACGAACTTGCCACTCCAGCGGCTCGTCGCAGGCTTCCTACGCGAAGGACATCTCGCGGATCACCTTGCAACGCAGCGCGTCTCATACCGTGACCGCAAGGATGCGATGCAGACTGCGCTCACCGAGCAACTCGGCGATAAGGCGCGGTGGACCGACCCCGAAGGCGGCTTCTTTCTCTGGGTGAAACTCGGCGAATCAGTCGACACCGAAAGACTGTTCGAGGTCGCATTGGCAGAAGGTGTCGCGTTCATTCCTGGCAACGCCTTCTCCCCCAGCCGCCGGTTCCCGCACGACCTGCGCCTGTGTTTCGCATCGATGCCGCCGGCCCGAATCCACGAAGGCGTGACCCGCCTCGCCCGAGCCATTGAGAAGGTGGAATCGGAGTGA
- a CDS encoding M24 family metallopeptidase translates to MTIPNPDDELRSRPFPLTEYASRLHAVQARMVERQISSLVVVDPANLYYLTGYNAWSFYMPQCLIVPVEGAPHLFARAMDAQGAHYTASLARDHIHGYPEWLVHRTDVHPFDWIAERALETGVLSDAPGTYVAAETDAHYFSPRGFFALHAHLRNAALIDSHELVNWVRVIKSPLEQEKMRQAGRVATRVMKRAIEKIEVGRRQCDVVAEIQRTQTLGARKLGGDYPAIVPMLPTGETAGTPHLTWSDLPLIAGEATTIELAGVHHRYHAPLARTVVLGRPPDRLSYCSAAVSDGMAAALEQLRPGNACRDAHRAFTTTIARQGLSKESRIGYSIGIGYPPDWGERTVSLRAEEETEVRAGMAFHVILGMWMDGWGYETSESLIIGDDGPELLTQVPRGLTVKE, encoded by the coding sequence ATGACCATCCCAAACCCGGACGACGAACTGCGCTCCCGGCCGTTCCCCCTGACCGAGTACGCCAGCCGGCTCCACGCAGTCCAGGCTCGCATGGTTGAGCGGCAGATCTCCTCGCTCGTCGTGGTCGATCCAGCCAACCTCTACTACCTCACCGGCTACAACGCGTGGTCGTTCTACATGCCTCAGTGCCTGATCGTTCCGGTCGAAGGTGCCCCACACCTCTTCGCCCGGGCCATGGATGCCCAAGGAGCGCACTACACCGCCTCCCTGGCCCGTGACCACATTCACGGCTACCCCGAGTGGCTCGTGCACCGGACTGACGTTCACCCGTTCGACTGGATCGCCGAACGCGCCTTGGAGACAGGCGTACTCAGCGACGCTCCCGGAACCTATGTCGCTGCCGAGACGGACGCGCACTACTTCTCACCCCGCGGGTTCTTTGCCCTCCATGCCCACCTGCGCAATGCCGCGCTGATCGACAGCCATGAACTGGTCAACTGGGTCCGCGTCATCAAATCTCCCTTGGAGCAGGAGAAGATGCGCCAAGCCGGACGTGTCGCGACTCGGGTCATGAAGCGGGCCATCGAGAAGATCGAAGTGGGACGGCGACAGTGCGATGTCGTGGCGGAGATCCAGCGCACGCAGACCTTGGGTGCCCGCAAGTTGGGCGGCGACTACCCCGCTATCGTTCCCATGCTCCCCACTGGCGAGACCGCTGGCACCCCCCACCTCACCTGGTCCGACCTACCTCTCATCGCGGGTGAAGCGACAACCATTGAGTTGGCTGGCGTGCACCACCGCTATCACGCACCCCTGGCGCGAACGGTCGTGCTCGGCCGACCACCGGACCGCCTGAGTTATTGCTCGGCAGCCGTGAGCGACGGGATGGCCGCCGCCTTGGAACAATTGCGGCCCGGCAACGCCTGTCGCGACGCCCATCGTGCATTCACGACCACCATTGCCCGCCAAGGACTCTCGAAGGAGTCCCGCATTGGATACTCCATCGGCATCGGCTATCCGCCCGACTGGGGTGAGCGCACCGTCAGCCTCCGCGCCGAGGAGGAGACGGAGGTACGCGCCGGCATGGCCTTTCACGTCATCCTCGGTATGTGGATGGACGGGTGGGGATACGAGACATCCGAATCGCTCATCATCGGCGACGACGGCCCAGAACTACTAACACAGGTCCCTCGTGGCCTGACTGTGAAGGAGTGA